The genomic window AGAAGCATATGAGGGGTCTGCAAAAAGCTTTATTGATAAATTTCAATTAGCTTTTGGCCATGAATGGACCCCAACACAGGATGGAAATATACTGAGTAAATGAACAGGTGTGAAGGATGAATGTCTCAATAAAAGGACAAGACAAAACAACCATGGAAAGTTTTCGATCATTTCTTTTTTCCAGTACCAATTGTCAGGAGCTCAAAGCTCCTGAGTGCATCATCGCGACTACCTCGTGTCCCTGCGGTGGCACGGGTGAAGGATGATTTGGAGTCAAAACCTGGTTGAACCCTCTGAGTAGTCGATAGACGACTACTGCTCGAGACCAATCGACTAGACCGGCTTTCACTAGGTTCCCCAGAAGAGCTTGGTCTGCTGTTTGATATCATAGGCCTTTTTGAAGCACTGCCATTACGAGTAGAACTGCGAGCCCTTTCAGAATCAGGTTGCTACAAAGATCGAGTGTTCGACAACAAGAAATCTTTTAGAATCCAATGTCACTATTTACAAAAATTACCCGAAAAACAAAAGACAAATCatacaaaaagaagaaaaaaaaaatgtaaagagaCTAACCACATCTTTGGGAGATGGCATATTATCTAAAGACCTGTGCTGCTTGGCAAGATCCTTATGCAGTCCATGTGCAGAGCCATTCCTTCTTGAAAATGCCCCCACTGCACCTGATAATCTATCACGAATCTCTTGTCCAACTAAAATATAAGGTATTAGGAGTTAGCCTGTGATGAAAGTCTTTTCTTTACAGCTACTAGAATTAAAATAACatcaactttattaaaaaataaaataaaataataacataacataacataacttTGCAGAAAATGAAACTTAAAAAGACTAATGAATCTACAAGATTTAAAACTCAATCATAAACCTAATATGATATTAAAGAGTACACATGCAGAGAAATGAAGCTAACTATGAGAAATCAAAACCATTTATCAAATTATCAGCATAGCAGTGAAATGCTTCAGAAATGAAAGATTCCAGAGCTTGTAATAGGAATAAACCTGAAGGCCGTTCTAATCGCTCTCGCTCTCCAGATGGTGCTGGGTTTAATACTGGTTTCACACTTGGCTGTTGAAAATGCAAAGTAAAATTAAATCAGCAAGAACAATAACTGTTTCTTATATATGAAGCTGAAAACTATTAGAAGTACTCACCCGTGTTCTAGAACTGGATCCAATTTGTGGATACTTCAATATAGTCCAATCAAATACATAGTCAAACTGATAACCTGCAAAAGCGTCATTTTTAGTAAGATACTTCGAAAGCTTTGGAAGAAATTTCAACTGAGGTTCAATAAAGCTTATTATCTACAAGATAACCTTCTCTAATGAATAGGTCACGGAAGAGTCTCTTAAGATATGAATAATCGGGTTTATCTTCAAACCGCAATGATCGGCAATAGTGGAAATATGATGTGAATTCTGTTGGATGTGACTTGCACAAGACCTGTTTCAGAAATCCACACTGTAAATTCTTTGCAAATTACAACAGTTGAGATTTGGAAAAAGGAATTAATTGATTAGACTGTTTTCTCAATCAATTCAATTTAACTATacaatcaatttaaaaataaatatttatgcaCGATGCAGAGAATTACGGGTTTACAAATAAAAATCACGAAATGAAACTAACTTCTGTAGAAAACAAGATATCGTCCTGACATGAGCAATAATCCAAATCATCAAAGTAgagtaatatttttcataaaagcTTCTTGCAAGTAAATACTGGTACCTCTATTGGAGTAAGCATCTTCTTTTCACTTATCTTGTCATATTTCTGCTTTTTAGTGCCAGCTTTCAAGCCTTGCCATGGAAGACTGCAAAAAATTTGCTATACCAAGTTAGAAAGGAGAATGAAGAGGACAATGAAAGAAGAATCTCAGTGTCCAACCAACCTTCCTCTCAAAAAGTACATTAGTACATAACCAAGTGATTCTAGATCATCTCTTCTGCTTTGTTCTGCGAGATAATCAAACCAAGAGACGTAAATGAACACCCAATTTAAATGAGAACTT from Trifolium pratense cultivar HEN17-A07 linkage group LG1, ARS_RC_1.1, whole genome shotgun sequence includes these protein-coding regions:
- the LOC123903101 gene encoding casein kinase 1-like protein 10 translates to MMDLVIGGKFKLGRKIGSGSFGELYLGVNVQTQEEVAVKLEPVKTKHPQLLYESKLYMLLQGGTGIPHIKWSGVEGDYNVMAIDLLGPSLEDLFNYCSRKFSLKTVLMLADQLLNRVEYMHSRGFLHRDIKPDNFLMGLGRKANQVYIIDYGLAKKYRDLQTHKHIPYRENKNLTGTARYASVNTHLGVEQSRRDDLESLGYVLMYFLRGSLPWQGLKAGTKKQKYDKISEKKMLTPIEVLCKSHPTEFTSYFHYCRSLRFEDKPDYSYLKRLFRDLFIREGYQFDYVFDWTILKYPQIGSSSRTRPSVKPVLNPAPSGERERLERPSVGQEIRDRLSGAVGAFSRRNGSAHGLHKDLAKQHRSLDNMPSPKDVQPDSERARSSTRNGSASKRPMISNSRPSSSGEPSESRSSRLVSSSSRLSTTQRVQPGFDSKSSFTRATAGTRGSRDDALRSFELLTIGTGKKK